Part of the Anomaloglossus baeobatrachus isolate aAnoBae1 chromosome 1, aAnoBae1.hap1, whole genome shotgun sequence genome, gcatcagggcagctggatgagcctcggtacagcacctgtgaatgacgcttcacaacggagccgccattttcaggggcagctgaggactgtttttctcagcgggaggggcagagaatgcttcagccttatcctgctgagaagcacagccctcagttgcttgcttgcatcgggctggacagtgaaaatacagcggagcacatttttttttttttttttttttaaagaattgtgaaaaaagacctgggatcctgttttgccagctaaaagcaagcagcctgtaactagctgcttttagctggcaatccagagtccggacacaacacgactacactgccactactctacactacaaaatggtgaaacttcctcttcctgaactatcctacatcacttcctgcggatttgtttgcgaaatccgcaccaaatccgcaggaaaaagagcctgtgggaacagacctgcggatttcttgcggattttacacctcgcattgacttgcatgggaaaaatccgcaacaaaatccgcaacaataattgacatgctgcagatttttccggatcaaaatccgcggaaaaatccgcagcatgggcacagcatttccaaaatgccattgaaatggcttggaagtgccgctgctgcagattttcggcaaatccgcggcaaaatccgcggtaaatccgcagcgtgggcacatagcctaagtcatcaCACCACCTTGTATGTCAAATGAAATTGTCATGTCCTGTAATACTATTACAATCTGAATGTTACCCTCTGCTCGTCCAACATGGGAAATTCTTCACTTCTACTGACGGTCTTTGGCAGGCTGCAGTGGTGGAGTAAATGCTTACAGTGcacatgattggctgcagcagtgatgccaAGTTAGAACAAGACCTGTGAGCTGAGTGATTGGCCGCAGCGACCATGTGTGCTGGTAGTCATACAGTCAACGATTCTTAGAGGTGGGTGAGCAATATTCTAAACTTATTTTTAACCCTGAAAGGCTTAGGGAgatatcattaaagggaatctgtcaccagctttttgcttccccatctgagggcagcataatgtagagacagagaccctgattccagcggtgtcacttacttaactgtttgttgtcattttgttaaattcaatgttttctctgctgcagatctagctgttatacagagctcatgaatatgctggactacatggcagcatgccaagtagtcctctaatgatagtcTACTGCTTCAAGTGATTTTATCCaaactacactgagcagcccagtaagtgacacactgctggaatcaggatctctgcccctacattatgctgctctcagattaggtggcaaaaacctggtggcagtcaCTTTAATTTTTCCTGGAGAACCTTAGACTGTAGTTAGAtttgaaaatgtttttttcttagAACACATCTAAAATTACACTTTATATCACGGTTTAACAGaaccttctttctctcctctctaggGATAATTTATGATGTAATTGTGGAACCACCCAGTGTTGGTTCAATGACAGATGAGCATGGCCACCAGCGACCAGTGGCTTTTCTGGCCTACAGGTGAGCTGACTGAATTCAGGGCATATGGGTATGTGTCATGTGAAGCGTGTAGTTTTACCATGGGGAATCTTGCATTGTCTTTTCCAACTTCATATCGCCCCATCAGGAATAACCTAGGCTTCCTAGGTGTGCCAAAATGAGAGCTTGAAGAaggcataactagtgatgagcaatcactaccatgctcggtactcgtagtgaGCAGTTTGACGCTCGGACGGGCTTGACTTGTGTacccagtataatggaagtctatggggaactcaagcatttttccagaatgcTCAAGTTCTCCTTGACTTCTTTTATACTCTGTACTCGAGTCGTGCCCCTCCGAGCGTCCGACTGGTCTTTCAgagtacgagcacccgagcatgatagtgctcactcatcactaggcaTAACATTTACAGTTAACACTCCTCATCAAAATAACCTGTATAAGAAAAGTTATTTTATTacagtaaaaaaaatgtttattctttTTCTCTTTTGTATCTTTTCAGAGTAAATGGGCAATATATCATGGAAGGTTTGGCTTCAAGCTTCCTTTTTACAATGGGAGGTTTAGGCTTTATAATCCTTGATAGGTCTAATGCCCCAAATATTCCAAAGCTCAATAGATTCCTTTTGCTTTTTATTGGGTTCGTCTGCGTTCTCCTGAGCTTTTTCATGGCCAGAGTCTTCATGAGGATGAAATTACCGTAAGTAGTGATCAGTTTTTAATTAAAAGTTGGTTGTCATTTAATGGGTTATACTGGTATTGACAAAGCACCGCCACTCCTGTACATGTGCTGCTTCTACAGTCGTGACCaaaggcttaaggctatgtgcgcactggaaaatggaattttctcaagaaaattccgcaggcactgaacgattaccgcacccgcaggacaaaaaccgcagcaaaccgcacccgaaaaccgcatgcggtttgctgcggttttaccgcggtattgttcgcagtattgccgcagttttgccatgtgcgggttggtacatgtgctttattgcattcaatgcaataaagcacattgaaaaaaacccaaaacatttccttcagagatagatagtagatagatggatagataaattg contains:
- the OSTC gene encoding oligosaccharyltransferase complex subunit OSTC; translation: MESLYRIPFTVLECPNLKLKKPSWLHMPSAMTVYAMVVVSYFLITGGIIYDVIVEPPSVGSMTDEHGHQRPVAFLAYRVNGQYIMEGLASSFLFTMGGLGFIILDRSNAPNIPKLNRFLLLFIGFVCVLLSFFMARVFMRMKLPGYLMG